The following are encoded in a window of Phaseolus vulgaris cultivar G19833 chromosome 3, P. vulgaris v2.0, whole genome shotgun sequence genomic DNA:
- the LOC137806637 gene encoding MDIS1-interacting receptor like kinase 2-like — translation MDPQLLQVVALLTMIAFGGTSWSIEACSPIDLEALMSFKNGIQKDTSGRLAKWIGASCCKWEGIVCENATSRVTQINLPGFISTDTDLFQTQMIGRISPSITLLASLEIIDLGGLVGLSGAIPHTIGLHLPKLQKLYLYGNNLTGPIPESIGQFPNLQELALQENQLWGSIPMSLGSLKSLKRLLLYSNKFSGTIPDSLGNLINLIELDAHDNAIVGNIPNSVGEMKALTKLDLSNNFLSGKMPSSLTNLTAISVLYLNTNSLEGTITFPSRPGEMSSLGFLRLHNNLLVGNIHSNIGYLASLQRLSLSNNKLEGALPSSLGNLVSLTELYLSGNFLSDQIPKSVGQLSRLIMLNISRNLIEGPLPQEISSLQNLQTVDLSFNHLKLSAIPKWMANMSSLSNIYLAGCGIQGQIPDFFQTTNSPIEELDLSVNILSGSIPSWIGSLSQLYLLNLSRNSLYSDIPDSFRNLQDLGVLDLHSNRLTGSIAPLFDIKQGIFGGSLKFVDLSENNFSSGIEEIGGGQCSIQFLNLSHNHLEGRLPNSIGRLNSLNSLDLSFNELGSNMPEVLANLTSLEILKLQENHFTGKIPNGFLKLLWLKELNVSNNHLEGEIPEGKPLIDFPQSSYSGNKGLCGKPLGPCKL, via the coding sequence ATGGATCCTCAGCTGCTGCAGGTAGTTGCACTGTTGACAATGATAGCATTTGGAGGCACAAGTTGGAGTATAGAAGCCTGCAGCCCCATTGACCTGGAAGCTTTGATGAGCTTCAAGAATGGAATTCAAAAGGACACATCTGGTCGCTTAGCTAAGTGGATTGGTGCGAGCTGCTGCAAGTGGGAAGGTATTGTCTGTGAAAATGCAACCTCTAGAGTGACACAGATCAATCTCCCAGGATTTATTTCCACAGATACAGATTTATTTCAAACACAAATGATAGGGCGGATTTCTCCTTCCATAACACTCCTCGCCTCCCTTGAAATCATTGATCTTGGTGGTTTAGTTGGTCTTAGTGGAGCTATTCCGCACACCATTGGTTTGCACCTACCAAAGCTCCAAAAGCTCTACCTTTATGGCAACAATTTAACTGGTCCAATACCAGAAAGCATTGGACAGTTTCCAAACCTCCAAGAACTAGCTCTCCAGGAAAATCAGCTATGGGGGTCTATTCCTATGAGCCTTGGAAGCCTTAAAAGTCTCAAAAGGTTGCTGctttattcaaataaattttcagGTACAATACCAGACTCACTTGGGAATTTGATAAATTTGATAGAATTGGATGCTCATGACAATGCTATTGTGGGTAATATACCCAATAGTGTTGGTGAGatgaaggctttgacaaagctTGATCTTTCAAACAATTTCCTAAGCGGGAAGATGCCTTCTTCATTAACCAATTTAACCGCCATTTCAGTTTTGTACCTGAACACCAATTCTCTTGAGGGAACCATAACATTTCCTTCAAGACCTGGTGAAATGTCTTCTCTGGGCTTCTTAAGACTCCATAATAATCTCCTTGTTGGAAATATACATTCCAATATTGGCTATTTGGCATCTCTTCAAAGACTTTCACTATCAAACAACAAACTTGAAGGAGCACTGCCGTCTAGTTTAGGCAATTTGGTATCACTGACTGAGTTATATCTCAGTGGTAACTTCTTATCTGATCAAATACCAAAATCAGTAGGCCAACTTTCTCGGCTCATAATGTTGAACATCTCTAGAAATTTGATTGAAGGACCATTACCTCAAGAGATATCTTCCCTTCAAAATCTTCAAACAGTTGATCTTTCTTTCAACCATCTGAAACTCTCTGCCATTCCAAAATGGATGGCAAACATGTCATCACTTTCCAACATTTACTTGGCTGGTTGTGGAATCCAGGGCCAAATTCCAGATTTTTTCCAAACAACCAATAGTCCAATAGAGGAACTGGACTTGTCAGTAAACATTCTCAGTGGAAGCATACCATCATGGATAGGAAGCCTCAGTCAACTCTACTTGTTAAATCTCTCTAGGAACTCCCTTTATTCAGACATCCCTGATTCCTTTAGAAATTTGCAAGATCTAGGTGTCCTTGATCTTCACTCAAATAGACTAACAGGTTCCATAGCTCCACTATTTGACATAAAACAAGGTATTTTCGGGGGTTCACTGAAATTTGTTGATCTTTCTGAAAACAACTTCTCAAGTGGAATTGAGGAAATTGGTGGAGGGCAATGTAGTATTCAGTTTCTGAATTTGTCCCATAACCATCTGGAAGGTAGGTTACCAAATTCAATTGGGAGATTGAATTCACTTAATAGTTTGGATTTGAGCTTCAACGAATTAGGCTCCAACATGCCAGAAGTGCTGGCAAATTTAACCTCATTGGAGATATTGAAGCTACAGGAAAATCACTTCACCGGTAAAATTCCAAACGGATTTCTCAAGTTGTTGTGGCTAAAGGAATTAAACGTATCTAACAATCATCTCGAAGGGGAAATTCCAGAGGGCAAACCTTTGATTGACTTTCCTCAGAGTTCATATTCTGGAAATAAAGGGTTATGTGGAAAGCCTCTCGGTCCTTGTAAACTTTGA